A genomic region of Anas acuta chromosome 1, bAnaAcu1.1, whole genome shotgun sequence contains the following coding sequences:
- the LOC137864650 gene encoding heat shock transcription factor, Y-linked-like, with protein MAADGNSSDNEINDIKQEPLPEDMSYGFAPDELFESSDSPAPEPLAQDKGAACDAPGASTRGEKDPQALPEDPETKHLPHHSSEEDAGQDNVCSSLSFPRKLWQLAESEEFKAIWWGPSGNCIVIDKEMFEAEVLGRTRPPRVFETERMQSFIRQLNLYGFRKLQQDPQSSASLPDLPKEEDAFSAPRKLLYYYNPNFKRAAPHLLKNCKRRVAPKRKALQAGLDESCPSSSLNSQPGCRDLDMEEDDPMAAAPAETQPAARAGSPVPRHWAKATPEASGAPTASQGASPTLPDPAAAAGRAKQQRLDPSLLLAGSSHTSAAAPAPSPHHVLPSHIPLCPNARAPQAPPAALPPCRQLPFPLALLAVASAAALLQPYSWQCLAAPHCPTCTCEQDRAAAGDTMAPRHGTR; from the exons ATGGCTGCAGACGGAAACTCGAGTGACAACGAGATAAATGACATCAAACAGGAGCCACTGCCAGAAGACATGTCGTACGGTTTTGCTCCAGACGAGCTGTTTGAGTCTTCGGACTCCCCTGCTCCTGAGCCTCTGGCACAGGATAAAGGAGCAGCTTGTGATGCTCCTGGAGCATcaacaaggggagaaaaagatcCCCAAGCTCTCCCTGAGGACCCTGAGACCAAACACCTTCCTCATCATTCTTCTGAGGAGGACGCTGGCCAGGACAACGTCTGCTCATCCCTCAGCTTCCCAAGGAAACTCTGGCAACTGGCTGAAAGTGAGGAATTTAAGGCCATCTGGTGGGGTCCCTCTGGAAACTGTATCGTGATCGACAAGGAAATGTTTGAAGCGGAAGTGCTGGGAAGGACAAGACCTCCGAGAGTTTTTGAGACTGAGAGAATGCAAAGTTTCATCCGTCAGCTTAATCTCTATGGAttcagaaaactgcagcagGACCCGCAAAGCTCTGCCTCGCTTCCTGATCTTCCTAAAGAAGAGGATGCATTTTCTGCTCCTAGGAAG CTACTCTACTACTATAACCCCAACTTCAAGAGAGCTGCTCCCCACCTGCTCAAGAACTGCAAGCGACGAGTTGCCCCCAagaggaaggccctgcaggCGGGGCTGGATgagagctgccccagcagcagcctaaattcccagcctggctgcagagaCCTTGATATGGAGGAGGACGACCccatggcagcagctccagcagaaacACAGCCAGCGGCACGCGCAGGGTCCCCAGTCCCCAGGCACTGGGCAAAAGCCACCCCTGAAGCCAGCGGAGCCCCGACAGCCTCGCAGGGAGCTTCTCCCACCCTGccagatcctgctgcagcagcaggcagggccaAGCAGCAGCGTCTGGACCCCTCCCTGCTGctagcaggcagcagccacacCTCAGCTGccgctcctgctccctccccacaccACGTCCTCCCTTCCCACATCCCCCTGTGCCCAAACGCAAGAGCTCCGCAGGCTCCCCCGGCTGCCCTGCCTCCGTGCCGTCAGCTACCCTTTCCACTGGCCTTGCTGGCAGTCGCCTCGGCTGCAGCCCTTTTGCAGCCATACAGCTGGCAGTGCCTGGCAGCCCCACACTGCCCGACCTGCACCTGCGAACAAgacagggcagctgcaggagacaCAATGGCACCCAGGCATGGCACCCGCTAG